In Xenopus laevis strain J_2021 chromosome 2S, Xenopus_laevis_v10.1, whole genome shotgun sequence, a genomic segment contains:
- the LOC121400786 gene encoding serine/threonine-protein kinase mig-15-like, translating into MPFCAPWRKPQAESSTLSEIYKGRHHRRGVVAVKIANISRDEESVCRELKFLQQFGGHKNIASYYGAYYRAPLTECSSELLEVRNDLLYRVHSSQSPLEVIECMTLNNFYILQIVLEYCGGGSLNNLISKTNGQSLKETWMAMSGLHHIHKNRAVHRDIKSLNIMLTETAEVKISE; encoded by the exons ATGCCTTTCTGCGCCCCCTGGAGGAAG ccACAGGCCGAATCCAGTACCCTCTCCGAGATTTATAAG ggaCGACACCATCGTAGAGGCGTGGTAGCGGTGAAGATCGCCAACATCAgccga gatgaagagtcagtctgcagggagctgaagtttctccagcagTTCGGAGGCCACAAGAACATCGCCTCTTACTATGGAGCTTACTACAGGGCTCCACTCACGGAGTGCTCATCGGAGCTCTTGGaagtaagaaatgatttactgtatcgtGTTCATTCCTCTCAATCTCCACTGGAAGTGATAGAATGCATGACcttaaataatttctatatattgCAGATTGTTCTTGAATACTGTGGTGGAGGCTCTCTCAACAACCTCATCAGCAAGACCAatggccaatccctgaaggagacctggatGGCTATGTCT GGGCTGCACCACATCCACAAGAACCGGGCCGTTCATAGAGACATCAAGAGCCtgaacatcatgctcacagagacGGCCGAAGTCAAgatcagtgagtaa
- the LOC121400611 gene encoding serine/threonine-protein kinase 3-like, protein MAEGKPPYSDQYPVEHLIREAQPPKLQSSRWSQRFVSFLEYCLKKDPSERGSAEELLQHPFIIQLPPKKIVRAEIEEHLLTLQNLPAKKALWTLKQLQRACDFCTQTSAEQEAALQMALEGFSCY, encoded by the exons atggccgagggaaaaccac CATACTCAGATCAATACCCGGTGGAGCACCTGATAAGAGAAGCCCAACCACCGAAGCTTCAATCAAGTAGATG GTCCCAACGTTTTGTGTCCTTCTTGGAGTACTGCCTGAAGAAAGATCCTTCAGAGAGAGGGAGTGCTgaagaactcctgcagcacccattcaTCATCCAACTGCCACCTAAGAAGATCGTCAGGGCTGAGATTGAAGAACATCTCCTGACTCTGCAGAATCTGCCGGCCAAGAAAG CTCTCTGGACCCTGAAACAGCTGCAGCGTGCTTGTGACTTCTGCACACAGACATCggcagaacaagaagcagctctgcaaatggcCCTGGAGGGCTTCTCCTGTTATTAA
- the LOC121400612 gene encoding serine/threonine-protein kinase 3-like: protein MAEGKPPYSDQYPVEHLIREAQPPKLQSSRWSQRFVSFLEYCLKKDPSERGSAEELLQHPFIIQLPPKKIVRAEIEEHLLTLQNLPAKKALWTLKQLQRACDFCTQTSAEQEAALQMALEGFSCY from the exons atggccgagggaaaaccac CGTACTCAGATCAATACCCGGTGGAGCACCTGATAAGAGAAGCCCAACCACCGAAGCTTCAATCAAGTAGATG gTCCCAACGTTTTGTGTCCTTCTTGGAGTACTGCCTGAAGAAAGATCCTTCAGAGAGAGGGAGTGCTgaagaactcctgcagcacccattcaTCATCCAACTGCCACCTAAGAAGATCGTCAGGGCTGAGATTGAAGAACATCTCCTGACTCTGCAGAATCTGCCGGCCAAGAAAG CTCTCTGGACCCTGAAACAGCTGCAGCGTGCTTGTGACTTCTGCACACAGACATCggcagaacaagaagcagctctgcaaatggcCCTGGAGGGCTTCTCCTGTTATTAA